The Cryptosporangium minutisporangium genome includes the window TGGCCGCCACTGGTCGGGCTGGTGGCCGCGCCGCTGGTGGCCGCGTTGGTGGCGGCGCTGCTCGGTGCGCTGTTGCTGCGGCTGCGCGGGCACTACCTGGCGTTCGCGACGCTTGCGCTGCAGCTGATCATCCTGTCGGTCGCGGCGGAGATCGAGTTCTTCGGTGGGGCGATCGGCCTGCAGGGCATCCCACAGTTCGGCGTGGGCTCGGTGACGCTCGACGACGCCCGCGAGTACGCCTGGCTCACCTGGGCCGCGGTGGCGGTGGTGCTGCTGCTCACCGCGAACATCGTCGCTTCGCGCCCGGGGCGAGCACTGCGGGCGCTGGCGGTCAGCGAGCAGGCCGCCGCAGCCAGCGGTATCCCGGTGACGCGGTACAAGGTGACGGTGTTCGCGCTGTCGGCGGCGTTCGCCGGGCTGGCCGGAGGCATCTACGCGTTCTTCCTCGGGTACATCGCGCCGGGCTCGTTCACGATCGCGATGTCGGTCGAGTGGGTGGTGATGGCGGTGTTCGGCGGGCTGGGCACCCGCTGGGGCCCGGTCGTCGGCACGGTCGCGGTGACGCTGGTCGTCCAGGTGCTCAACGACCTGAGCACGCGGCCGGGGGCACCCAGCTACGCCCCGACCGTGCTGGGGTACGCCGCCTACGCGGTGCTGTTGATCGGCGTCCTGCTGTTCATGCCGGCCGGGGTGGTGCCGTGGCTGCGCGCCCGGTGGGACCACGTGCGCCGGCGTGGGCGGGGCGGCAGTGGACCGGTGCCGACGGGTGCGTCCGATCGACCCGAGCCCGCCGCCACCGCGGGCCGGTGACCGGCTCCGGCCCGGCCGCCGGTGGAACACCCCGACCGGGCGACCTGGGACCGGGCGATCGGGGAGTGGGCGATCGGGGAGTGGGCGATCGGGCCAGCGGTACGCGACGACGGCGAGGGACGCGGCGGTCGGCCCGGGCACGGGGTTCGTATGATCCGGGGATGCCCCCCTCGACGAGCGCCGACGTCGCCGCGCGCCCCAGCGCGAGGGGCCAGGCCGCGCCGACGACCGGTGGCGAGGCGGTCGGGCTCGACGGGGACAGCACCGACGTTCCGCTGCCGCGGCGGCAGGCGGGCACCTCACCCCAGCACCTGCTCGTGACGCTCCTCGGCGACTACTGGAACGGCCGCCGGGAACACCTGCCGTCCGCGGCGCTGGTCGCGCTGGTGGAGGAGTTCGACGTCGGCGAGGTGAGCGCCCGGGCCGCGCTGCGCCGCCTGGCCCGCCGCGGTGTGCTGGAGTCCAGCAAGGTGGGGCGCAACACGTACTACGGGCTGTCCGCGTCGGCCACCCGGACGATCGTCCAGAGCTCGAGCCGGATCGTGCAGCTCGGCACCGGCGAGCGGTCGTGGGACGGCGTCTGGACGCTGGCGACGTTCTCGCTGCCGGAGGAGCAGCGCGACCTGCGCCACCTGCTCCGGAGCCGGCTGCGCTGGCTCGGGTTCGCGCCGCTGTTCGACGGGGTCTGGGTGTCGCCGCGGGCCTCCACCGACGAGGTGCGCGAGTTCCTGGACGAGCTGGAGATCACGACCGCGGCGGTGCTGCGTGCGGAGGAGGCGGTGGGGACGCCGCTGATCTCGGCGTGGGATCTGGAGGAGATCCGCCGGGCGTACGACGCGTTCCTCGCCGACACCAGCCCGTTGCGTGCGCGGCTGGACGGAGGGGACGTCGGATCGGCCGAGGCTCTGATCGCCCGGACCCGGCTGATGGACGTCTGGCGCACGTTCCCGGCCCTCGACCCGGACCTCCCCGAGGAGGTGCTGCCCGCCGACTGGCCGCGGCGCCGGGCCCGGGCGGTGTTCGGTGAGCTCTACGACGCGCTCGGACCGCTGGCCGAGGCCCGCGTCCGCCAGGTGCTGGCCCGCTTCGACGCGGCCCTAGCCCCCTTGGTCGCCCACCACACCACCTCAGACCTCAGCGCGGCCCGCTGAGAACGACGCTGACAGGCGAGCGCGAGGCCTTGAGACCCACAGCAAAGGTCGAGGCGGCCTCGCGCTCGACTGCCAGCGCCGCCCTCAGCGGGCTCCATCGCCGTAGCAAATGCCGAGGCCGGGGCGCTAACGCGCTGTCCAGCGGAGGGTTCCGTTGGCGGTGTCGCGAGCCAACTCGCGGGAGAGCGCCAGCGCGGCCGTGCGGACCGCGGGGGCCAGGCGTTCGAGGTCGAGGTGCTGCGCCCACCCGGTGATCGAGATCGCGGCGATCACCGAGCGCCGATGGTCGAACACCGGCGCCGCCACCGCCGACACCCCGACCTCGGCCTCCTCCCGGTTGACGCCGTACCCCCGCTCCAGCGCCCGCGCCAGCTCTTGGCGCAGCAGTCCCGGCATCACGATCGTCCGGGGCGTCAGCCGGGTGAGCCCGGCCTCCACGACTTGGCGCAGCTGGTCCGGCGATCCGTACGCGAGGAACACCTTGCCGGTCGCCGTGCAGTACGCCGGCAACCGTCCACCGACCCGGGAGACGATCGGCGTCGAGCGTCGGCCGCTCACCTTCTCCAGGAACAGCGTGTCGTTCCCGACCGGCACCGCCAGGTGGATGTTCTCGTGCGTCGCCTCGTACAGGTCCTCCAGGTACGGCAGCGCCGCCTCACGCAGCTCCCGGTGACGGGGCACCCGCTGGCCGAGGACGAACAGGCTCATCCCGAGCCGGTAGCCGCGGGTGGTGCGCTCCACCCCGCCCCAGGTGACCAGCTCGTTGAGCATCCGGTACGCGGTCGGCTTCGGCAATCCGGTGCGTTCGGCCAGTTCGGACAGGGTCAGATCGACGTCGGTCGCGCTGAACGCGTCGAGCAACCGCAGCCCGCGCGCCAGCACCGATTTCGGTACGGCGTCGCTGCCGTCCGCACGGTCCGGCTGGTCCATCCGCTGATCCTGGCGTCCCGCGAGCCCGGCGGCAATGCTTGTCATGTCGCCTCTGCGGTGGAGAGACCGTTGGCTGCGGTGAGCGTGCCGTCCGCGTGTGTCGTCACCGGAACCTCGACCAGTAACGGTGTCTGCCGGTCGCCGGCTCCGGCCACCACCGCACGCAGTTCGGCGGGGTTCTCCACCCGGGTGCACGCCAGCCCGAACGTCCGTGCGGCGGACTGCCAGTCCAGGCCCGGCAGATCCAGGCCGAGGTACTCGCCGCGGGCGGTCGACCGGCTCTTCGCGCCGTCGAGCGTGTCCTTCAGCGTGCGGTACTCGCCATTGTTCACGACGACGAACGTCACCGGGACGCCGTACCGCGCGGCGCTCCACAGGCCCTGCAGTCCGAACATCGCCGAGCCGTCACCGACCACCGCGACCACCGGTCGGGTGGGGTCGCCGAGCCGGGTGCCGATCGCAGCGCCGATGCCCCAGCCCAGCCCACCGCCGACCGTGTGGACGTAGGAGCGCGGCCGGTCCAGACGGAGCACCGAGCGCAGTGCGATGCCGGCCGTGATCGCCTCCTCCACCACCACGGCGTCCGGTGGCAGGCCCTCGGCGAGCGCGTGCATCGCGGCCAGCGGGTCGAGCGGCGCCGGGCCGTACCGTTCCCGGGCGTCCCGATCGACGGCGTCCCGGTCGGCCCGAACGCGCGCGGCAACCTCCGCCGCACGCTCCCGGATCCGGTCCGCGACCCGCCCGGCCGCGCCCGCGTCGGCCGCGGCCGGGGGCGGGGCCGCGTCGAGGTCGGCTAGTGCTTCGGCCACCGCACGATCGAGGGACCGCAGCGTCGGCTCGAGGGGACCCACCAGCCCGGCGGCGACGGAGAAGTTCCGACCGACCTCACCCGGATCGGAGTCGAGCTGAACCACCGCGGTGCCCTCCGGTATCGGCGGTCCGGGTGTGTAGTGGTGCGGCATGAACGCGTGGCAGCCGACGATCAGCACGACGTCGTGGGTCTCCAGCGCCGCCCGGATCGCCGAGTGCCGCGGCGGCAGCATCCCCAGGTGCAGCGGGTGGTTGCCGGGGAAGTCCACGCCGTCGTGCATCGGCTGCGACCAGACCGGCGTCCCGAGCCGCTCGGCCACCTCGACGAGCGCGTCGACCGCCCCCTCGCGTCCGACGCCGTCACCGGCCACGATCACCGGTGCGGTCGCGTCGCGGAGCAGGCGGACGGCGTCCGACAGGTCGTTCGCGGCACCGGCGCCGGCCACCCGCGACGGTGGCGGAACCACGATCGAGGAATCCTCCTCGAGCACGTCCATCGGGACCGAGACGAAGACCGGTCCGGCCGGCGGACGCCGGGCCAGCGCGAACGCGCGCCGCAGGAGCACCGGCAGGTCGTAGGAGTGGTGCACCTCGACCGCGGACTTCGCGACCGGAGCCGCCAGCCCGACCAGGTCGCCGGAGAGCATCGGGTCGGCCTGCAGGTGTCGCTGGTCCTGCTGACCGGCGAGCACCACCATCGGAGTGCGGGACCGGCTCGCGTTGAGCATCCCGATCAGCCCGTTGGCCAGTCCGGCGGCGACGTGCAGGTTGACGAACGCGGTGCGCCCGGTGGCGCGCGCGTACCCGTCCGCCATCGCGACGACCGACGCCTCTTGGAGCCCCAGCACGTACTCCAGATCCGGCGCGTCGACCAGGGCGTCGAGCAGCGGCAGTTCGGTGGTGCCGGGATTGCCGAACACGTGCCGGACGCCCTCGCTGCGCAAGATCTCCAGCAGTGCGTCCACGGGTTTCACGAGAGCTCCTCCTGCAGTGCGTCGGCGACCCGCGCGGCGAGCGCCATGACCGTGAGCGACGGGTTGACCGAGAGGGACGCGGGGATCAGCGACGCGTCCCCGACGTAGAGCCCGGCGACGTCGTGGCTACGGCCGGTCGGTCCGACGACGGATCGAGCCGGGTCGTCGCCCATCCGTGCGGTGCCCTGGACGTGGGACGTCGACAACCCGCTCCACACCACCTCCCGCGCACCGGCCGCCCTGAGCGCCGCGACGCTGAACGCCAGCGCGTCCGCCAGGCGTACCCGCTCCGCCTCGGAGAAACGCTTCGTCACGACCGCGTCGTCGTCCGCGCTGCGCTCCACCACACCGGTGTTCGCATCGTTCGCCATCGCGAGCACGCCGACCCAGTAGCGGTACCGGCCGGCGGCCTCCACCAGGCGCCGGCCCCAGAGCGGCCGGTTCGCGGCGTCGAGCAGGCTGCCGGCGAACGCCACCGGGTCCTGGATCGTGGTGCCCTCGATGACGAAGCCGCCGTCGGCATCGTCCTGGTGGTCCACGCAGTGGGCGGTGATCGGGTACACCTCGTGGCAGTCCT containing:
- a CDS encoding thiamine pyrophosphate-binding protein, which encodes MKPVDALLEILRSEGVRHVFGNPGTTELPLLDALVDAPDLEYVLGLQEASVVAMADGYARATGRTAFVNLHVAAGLANGLIGMLNASRSRTPMVVLAGQQDQRHLQADPMLSGDLVGLAAPVAKSAVEVHHSYDLPVLLRRAFALARRPPAGPVFVSVPMDVLEEDSSIVVPPPSRVAGAGAANDLSDAVRLLRDATAPVIVAGDGVGREGAVDALVEVAERLGTPVWSQPMHDGVDFPGNHPLHLGMLPPRHSAIRAALETHDVVLIVGCHAFMPHHYTPGPPIPEGTAVVQLDSDPGEVGRNFSVAAGLVGPLEPTLRSLDRAVAEALADLDAAPPPAAADAGAAGRVADRIRERAAEVAARVRADRDAVDRDARERYGPAPLDPLAAMHALAEGLPPDAVVVEEAITAGIALRSVLRLDRPRSYVHTVGGGLGWGIGAAIGTRLGDPTRPVVAVVGDGSAMFGLQGLWSAARYGVPVTFVVVNNGEYRTLKDTLDGAKSRSTARGEYLGLDLPGLDWQSAARTFGLACTRVENPAELRAVVAGAGDRQTPLLVEVPVTTHADGTLTAANGLSTAEAT
- a CDS encoding PaaX family transcriptional regulator, translated to MPPSTSADVAARPSARGQAAPTTGGEAVGLDGDSTDVPLPRRQAGTSPQHLLVTLLGDYWNGRREHLPSAALVALVEEFDVGEVSARAALRRLARRGVLESSKVGRNTYYGLSASATRTIVQSSSRIVQLGTGERSWDGVWTLATFSLPEEQRDLRHLLRSRLRWLGFAPLFDGVWVSPRASTDEVREFLDELEITTAAVLRAEEAVGTPLISAWDLEEIRRAYDAFLADTSPLRARLDGGDVGSAEALIARTRLMDVWRTFPALDPDLPEEVLPADWPRRRARAVFGELYDALGPLAEARVRQVLARFDAALAPLVAHHTTSDLSAAR
- a CDS encoding branched-chain amino acid ABC transporter permease, translated to MNRIVGAAFAVVALTLPFVLDDTRLSIYVLMGLAVLAVTGISLLMGYAGQVSLGQAAFYAVGAYTAAIPAVHGWPPLVGLVAAPLVAALVAALLGALLLRLRGHYLAFATLALQLIILSVAAEIEFFGGAIGLQGIPQFGVGSVTLDDAREYAWLTWAAVAVVLLLTANIVASRPGRALRALAVSEQAAAASGIPVTRYKVTVFALSAAFAGLAGGIYAFFLGYIAPGSFTIAMSVEWVVMAVFGGLGTRWGPVVGTVAVTLVVQVLNDLSTRPGAPSYAPTVLGYAAYAVLLIGVLLFMPAGVVPWLRARWDHVRRRGRGGSGPVPTGASDRPEPAATAGR
- a CDS encoding IclR family transcriptional regulator yields the protein MDQPDRADGSDAVPKSVLARGLRLLDAFSATDVDLTLSELAERTGLPKPTAYRMLNELVTWGGVERTTRGYRLGMSLFVLGQRVPRHRELREAALPYLEDLYEATHENIHLAVPVGNDTLFLEKVSGRRSTPIVSRVGGRLPAYCTATGKVFLAYGSPDQLRQVVEAGLTRLTPRTIVMPGLLRQELARALERGYGVNREEAEVGVSAVAAPVFDHRRSVIAAISITGWAQHLDLERLAPAVRTAALALSRELARDTANGTLRWTAR